One window of Burkholderia cepacia GG4 genomic DNA carries:
- a CDS encoding MurR/RpiR family transcriptional regulator, translating into MGTSIRALLLSQMDSFTPSEQKVAHALLDRYPSLGLGPIASFAKQAEVSDPTVFRFVVRIGFPNYSSFQQALHDEIDTAMNSPLARMDAFHSESGMRDSHAAIFQRLSQSLATTIEGLDAAAFDEAVTLLADPDLRVFCGGGRYTAPLASLFSFTLAYARPHVQYVEPNVNLASVTLTDMGPNDVLVIFDFRRYQKDSVRFAQAAHRLGVRVLLITDEWRSPISAFAEIVLRIQGRPFAMLQTNVPALALAEALVIGVTNRLPELARQRMEKIERLSTGGIEQDSNQWDLPE; encoded by the coding sequence ATGGGGACAAGCATCAGGGCGTTGCTGCTATCCCAGATGGATAGCTTCACGCCGTCGGAACAGAAGGTCGCGCACGCGCTGCTGGATCGCTATCCCAGTCTCGGGCTGGGGCCGATCGCGAGCTTCGCGAAGCAAGCGGAAGTCAGCGACCCGACCGTGTTTCGCTTCGTCGTGCGGATTGGCTTTCCGAACTACTCGTCGTTCCAGCAGGCGCTGCACGACGAGATCGATACCGCGATGAATTCGCCGCTCGCGCGGATGGATGCGTTCCACTCGGAATCCGGGATGCGCGACAGCCATGCGGCGATCTTCCAGCGGCTGTCGCAATCGCTCGCCACCACGATCGAGGGACTCGATGCGGCGGCGTTCGACGAAGCGGTGACGCTGCTGGCCGATCCGGATCTCCGCGTGTTCTGCGGCGGCGGGCGCTATACCGCGCCGCTCGCGTCGCTGTTTTCGTTCACGCTCGCGTATGCGCGCCCTCATGTGCAGTACGTCGAGCCGAACGTGAATCTCGCGTCGGTCACGCTGACGGACATGGGGCCCAACGACGTGCTCGTCATTTTCGACTTTCGCCGCTATCAGAAGGACAGTGTGCGGTTCGCGCAGGCCGCGCATCGGCTCGGCGTGCGCGTGCTGCTGATCACCGACGAATGGCGCTCGCCGATCAGCGCATTCGCCGAGATCGTGCTGCGGATCCAGGGGCGTCCGTTCGCGATGCTGCAGACCAACGTGCCGGCGCTCGCGCTTGCGGAAGCGCTGGTGATCGGCGTGACGAACCGGTTGCCCGAGCTGGCGCGGCAGCGGATGGAGAAGATTGAGCGGCTGAGTACGGGCGGGATCGAGCAGGATTCGAATCAGTGGGATTTGCCCGAATGA
- a CDS encoding ABC transporter permease: protein MDISFFDPNRTANASAWRVLPNRWDAVAFPLIIGILAMAIVGFHQTMAPIGVLQTQKISLDPSNLPEYALRTTLRMLAAMVASLVFTLVYGTLAAKSRRAGMVLIPILDILQSVPVLGYISFTVTFFLALFPGRVLGAELAAIFAIFTSQAWNMTFSFYQSLRTVPRDLSEVSRGFHLTSWQRFWKLEVPFSMPGLIWNMMMSMSGGWFFVVASEAITVGNQTITLPGIGAYLAQAISDKNLGAVGWVIVAMSVVILAYDQFLFRPLVAWADKFRMENTASGDAPQSWLLDMMRRTHLIHQLLVPAGWLLSQAARIPLRVPLLTGKRSRGTAARRSSRVGDIVWGAFVILLTAYVMWRVVSFVATGVTMGEVGHVLVLGLITLLRVLVLIAIASVVWVPLGVLIGLRPKLAEKIQPLAQFLAAFPANLLFPVFVIVIVHFHLNADIWLSPLIVLGTQWYILFNVIAGAMSYPNDYKEATKNFRIRGWQWWRQAILPGIFPYYVTGAITASGGAWNASIVSEFVQWGDTKVVAHGLGSYIAQTTAAGDFPKIILGIAVMSLFVTLFNRLLWRPMYAYAESRLRLD from the coding sequence ATGGATATCAGTTTCTTCGATCCGAATCGCACCGCCAACGCGTCCGCGTGGCGTGTGCTCCCCAACCGCTGGGACGCGGTCGCGTTTCCGCTGATCATCGGCATACTCGCGATGGCGATCGTCGGCTTCCATCAGACGATGGCGCCGATCGGCGTGTTGCAGACGCAGAAGATCTCGCTCGATCCGTCGAACCTGCCCGAATACGCGTTGCGCACCACGCTGCGGATGCTCGCCGCGATGGTCGCGTCGCTCGTGTTCACGCTGGTGTACGGCACGCTTGCCGCGAAAAGCCGCCGCGCGGGCATGGTGCTGATTCCGATCCTCGACATCCTGCAGTCGGTGCCGGTGCTCGGCTATATCTCGTTTACGGTCACGTTCTTCCTCGCGCTGTTCCCGGGCCGCGTGCTCGGCGCCGAACTGGCCGCGATCTTCGCGATCTTCACGAGCCAGGCGTGGAACATGACGTTCAGCTTCTACCAGTCGCTGCGCACGGTGCCGCGCGACCTGAGCGAAGTATCGCGCGGCTTCCACCTGACGTCGTGGCAGCGCTTCTGGAAGCTCGAGGTGCCGTTCTCGATGCCGGGGCTGATCTGGAACATGATGATGTCGATGTCGGGCGGCTGGTTCTTCGTCGTCGCGTCGGAAGCCATCACGGTCGGCAATCAGACGATCACGCTGCCGGGCATCGGCGCGTATCTCGCGCAGGCGATCTCGGACAAGAACCTCGGCGCGGTGGGCTGGGTGATCGTCGCGATGTCGGTCGTGATCCTCGCGTACGACCAGTTCCTGTTCCGTCCGCTCGTCGCATGGGCCGACAAGTTCCGGATGGAGAACACCGCGTCGGGCGATGCGCCGCAATCCTGGCTGCTCGACATGATGCGCCGCACGCACCTGATCCATCAGCTGCTCGTGCCGGCCGGCTGGCTGCTGTCGCAGGCTGCGCGGATTCCGCTGCGCGTGCCGTTGCTGACGGGCAAGCGCTCGCGCGGCACGGCGGCGCGCCGTTCGTCGCGCGTTGGCGACATCGTGTGGGGCGCGTTCGTGATCCTGCTGACCGCGTACGTCATGTGGCGCGTCGTCAGCTTCGTCGCGACCGGCGTGACGATGGGCGAGGTCGGTCACGTGCTCGTGCTCGGGCTGATCACGCTGCTGCGCGTGCTGGTGCTGATCGCGATCGCGTCGGTGGTCTGGGTGCCGCTCGGCGTGCTGATCGGGCTGCGCCCGAAGCTGGCCGAGAAGATCCAGCCGCTCGCGCAGTTCCTCGCGGCGTTCCCGGCCAACCTGCTGTTCCCGGTGTTCGTGATCGTGATCGTCCACTTTCACCTGAACGCGGACATCTGGCTGTCGCCGCTGATCGTGCTCGGCACGCAGTGGTACATCCTGTTCAACGTGATCGCCGGCGCGATGTCCTATCCGAACGATTACAAGGAAGCGACGAAGAATTTCCGCATCCGCGGCTGGCAGTGGTGGCGCCAGGCGATCCTGCCCGGCATCTTCCCGTACTACGTGACCGGTGCGATCACCGCATCGGGCGGCGCGTGGAACGCGAGCATCGTGTCCGAGTTCGTGCAGTGGGGCGACACGAAGGTCGTCGCGCACGGCCTCGGCTCGTACATCGCGCAGACCACCGCCGCCGGCGATTTCCCGAAGATCATCCTCGGCATCGCCGTGATGTCCCTGTTCGTCACCCTGTTCAACCGTCTGCTGTGGCGTCCGATGTACGCCTATGCGGAATCCCGGCTCCGTCTCGATTGA
- a CDS encoding DUF3331 domain-containing protein: MNDSAAPWLRTVAAIGSFDMPSVSWGEPRRRTITRDRLPSWDATSRPTISVLERPTADTVMISWCDACTGHYGYQKWRLFTTRKRGICALSGRPIAAGDSVYAPQLLGSAPGNAAAMVLAACIDAACVA; the protein is encoded by the coding sequence ATGAACGACAGTGCAGCCCCCTGGCTCAGGACCGTCGCCGCGATCGGCAGCTTCGACATGCCATCCGTATCATGGGGCGAGCCACGCCGGCGCACCATCACGCGCGACCGCTTGCCGTCGTGGGACGCGACGAGCCGGCCGACGATCAGCGTGCTCGAGCGGCCCACGGCCGACACCGTGATGATTTCGTGGTGCGACGCGTGCACCGGTCACTACGGTTACCAGAAGTGGCGGCTGTTCACGACGCGCAAGCGCGGCATCTGCGCGCTGTCGGGGCGGCCGATCGCGGCCGGCGACAGCGTCTATGCACCGCAATTGCTCGGCTCGGCGCCGGGCAACGCCGCCGCGATGGTGCTGGCGGCGTGCATCGACGCGGCGTGCGTCGCTTAA
- the ggt gene encoding gamma-glutamyltransferase, with the protein MRRLVVLTLLSAMSAGALAASEPAVEAKNGMVVSSQHFASQIGVDILKEGGNAVDAAVAVGYAQAVTNPCCGNIGGGGFMTLHMADGRDRFINFRETAPAAASANMYLDAKGNVIPDDSLYGYRAVGVPGTVAGLDLAQRKYGKLTRRQVMEPAIRLARDGFVLTRGDTDILDTTIDRFKKDPDAARIFLRPDGTPLQPGDRLVQKDLARTLERIAEHGPDAFYHGEIPKIVEAAAKRGGGLITAADFASYRAQDIAPLTCTYRGYEFVSAPPPSSGGVTMCETLNVLEGYDLRKFGYQSASVVHYMTEAMRHAYEDRNTLLGDPNFIDNPVAKLTSKQYAAEIRKQISGETATASVDVQPGVGVHEKPETTHYSIIDRDGNAVSTTYTVNGRFGAVVIAPGTGFFLNDEMDDFTVKVGAQNLFGLVQGTRNSIAPGKRPLSSMAPTIVKKDGKVFMVVGSPGGSRIITITLQTVLNVIDYGMTPQDAVGAPRVHHQWLPDEVYYETRGLSPDTLAIMRNMGYKMVEQTPWGAAELIMVGLPGTEAVSRQSSGNDSSVSGNVRVGYIYGVNDPRRPAGSAIGY; encoded by the coding sequence ATGAGGCGGCTCGTCGTACTCACCCTGTTGTCGGCCATGAGCGCGGGTGCGCTCGCCGCTTCGGAACCCGCGGTGGAAGCGAAGAACGGCATGGTCGTGTCGTCGCAGCACTTCGCGTCGCAGATCGGCGTCGACATCCTGAAGGAAGGCGGCAACGCCGTGGACGCCGCCGTGGCGGTCGGCTACGCGCAGGCCGTGACCAATCCGTGCTGCGGCAACATCGGCGGTGGCGGCTTCATGACCCTGCACATGGCCGACGGCCGCGATCGCTTCATCAACTTCCGCGAGACCGCGCCGGCCGCGGCCTCGGCGAACATGTATCTCGATGCGAAGGGCAACGTCATTCCGGACGACAGCCTGTACGGCTATCGCGCGGTCGGCGTGCCGGGCACGGTCGCGGGTCTCGACCTCGCGCAGCGCAAGTATGGCAAGCTGACGCGCAGGCAGGTGATGGAGCCGGCGATCCGCCTCGCGCGCGACGGCTTCGTGCTGACACGCGGCGATACCGACATCCTCGATACGACGATCGACCGCTTCAAGAAGGATCCGGACGCGGCGCGCATCTTCCTGCGCCCGGACGGTACGCCGCTGCAGCCGGGCGATCGCCTGGTGCAGAAAGACCTGGCCCGCACGCTCGAGCGTATCGCGGAGCACGGCCCCGACGCGTTCTATCACGGCGAAATCCCGAAGATCGTCGAAGCGGCAGCGAAGCGCGGCGGCGGGCTGATCACGGCCGCGGATTTCGCGTCGTATCGCGCGCAGGACATCGCACCACTGACCTGCACGTATCGCGGCTACGAGTTCGTGTCGGCGCCGCCGCCGAGCTCGGGCGGCGTGACGATGTGCGAGACGCTGAACGTCCTCGAAGGGTATGACCTGCGCAAGTTCGGCTACCAGTCGGCTTCCGTGGTCCACTACATGACCGAGGCGATGCGCCACGCGTACGAGGATCGCAACACGCTGCTGGGCGACCCGAACTTCATCGACAATCCGGTCGCGAAGCTGACGAGCAAGCAGTATGCGGCCGAGATCCGCAAGCAGATCAGCGGCGAGACGGCGACGGCGTCGGTCGACGTGCAGCCGGGTGTCGGCGTGCACGAGAAGCCGGAGACGACCCACTACTCGATCATCGACCGCGATGGCAACGCGGTGTCGACCACGTACACCGTCAACGGCCGCTTCGGCGCCGTGGTGATCGCGCCGGGCACGGGCTTCTTCCTGAACGACGAGATGGACGACTTCACCGTGAAGGTCGGCGCGCAGAACCTGTTCGGTCTCGTGCAGGGCACGCGCAACTCGATCGCACCGGGCAAGCGTCCGCTGTCGTCGATGGCGCCGACGATCGTGAAGAAGGACGGCAAGGTGTTCATGGTGGTCGGCTCGCCGGGCGGTTCGCGCATCATCACGATCACGCTGCAGACCGTGCTGAACGTGATCGACTACGGGATGACGCCGCAGGATGCGGTCGGTGCGCCGCGCGTCCATCATCAATGGCTGCCGGACGAGGTCTATTACGAGACCCGCGGCCTGTCGCCCGACACGCTCGCGATCATGCGCAACATGGGTTACAAGATGGTCGAGCAGACGCCGTGGGGCGCCGCCGAGCTGATCATGGTCGGCCTGCCCGGCACCGAGGCGGTGAGCCGCCAGAGTTCCGGCAACGACTCGTCGGTGTCCGGCAACGTGCGCGTCGGCTACATCTACGGCGTCAACGATCCGCGCCGCCCGGCCGGTTCGGCGATCGGGTACTGA
- a CDS encoding dicarboxylate/amino acid:cation symporter: protein MNKRMSAAVWILLAMAAGILIGYLIYTQFPDKQSATEIAGYISLVSDVFLRLIKMVIGPLVFSTLVVGIAHMGDASSVGRVFVKAFGWFVTASLISLLLGLLMANLLRPGENLGLPLPDIGASAHLATSKFTLKDFVSHMVPKSIAEAMANNEILQIVVFSMFFGVALSALGERGKILVAAIDQLAHVMLKITGYVMKLAPLAVLAAMASTVAINGLSILLKFAVFMGDFYVSLFLLWSTLVIAGLLFLGRRVFKLLVLIKEAFMLSFATASSEAAYPKILDALDRFGVRRKISSFVMPMGYSFNLDGSMMYCTFASLFIAQAYNIHLSLGTQITMLLVLMLTSKGMAGVPRASLVVIAATLHQFDIPEAGLLLILGVDTFLDMGRSATNAVGNSIASAVVAKWEGELMSESEAAAHAAHLDAELERQNNDPAYGAGQATSA, encoded by the coding sequence ATGAACAAACGAATGTCTGCGGCAGTCTGGATCCTGCTCGCGATGGCGGCCGGCATCCTGATCGGCTACCTGATCTACACGCAGTTTCCGGACAAGCAGTCGGCCACCGAGATCGCCGGCTACATCTCGCTCGTGTCCGACGTATTCCTGCGGCTGATCAAGATGGTGATCGGGCCGCTGGTGTTCTCGACGCTCGTCGTCGGCATTGCGCACATGGGCGACGCATCGTCGGTCGGGCGCGTGTTCGTGAAGGCGTTCGGCTGGTTCGTCACCGCGTCGCTGATCTCGCTGCTGCTCGGGCTGCTGATGGCGAACCTGCTGCGCCCCGGCGAGAACCTCGGCCTGCCGTTGCCGGACATCGGCGCATCCGCGCATCTCGCGACTTCCAAGTTCACGCTGAAGGATTTCGTCAGCCACATGGTGCCGAAGTCGATCGCCGAAGCGATGGCGAACAACGAGATCCTGCAGATCGTGGTGTTCTCGATGTTCTTCGGCGTCGCGCTGTCGGCGCTCGGCGAGCGCGGCAAGATCCTCGTCGCCGCGATCGACCAGCTGGCGCACGTGATGCTGAAGATCACCGGCTACGTGATGAAGCTCGCGCCGCTCGCGGTGCTGGCGGCGATGGCGTCGACCGTCGCGATCAACGGGCTGTCGATCCTGCTGAAGTTCGCGGTGTTCATGGGCGACTTCTACGTGAGCCTGTTCCTGCTGTGGAGCACGCTCGTGATCGCCGGCCTGCTGTTCCTCGGCCGACGCGTGTTCAAGCTGCTCGTGCTGATCAAGGAAGCGTTCATGCTGTCGTTCGCGACCGCGAGCTCCGAAGCCGCGTACCCGAAGATCCTCGACGCGCTCGACCGGTTCGGCGTGCGGCGCAAGATCTCGAGCTTCGTGATGCCGATGGGCTATTCGTTCAACCTCGACGGCTCGATGATGTACTGCACGTTCGCGTCGCTGTTCATCGCGCAGGCGTACAACATCCACTTGTCGCTCGGCACGCAGATCACGATGCTGCTGGTCCTGATGCTGACGTCGAAGGGGATGGCCGGCGTGCCGCGTGCATCGCTCGTCGTCATCGCGGCGACGCTGCACCAGTTCGACATCCCGGAAGCGGGGTTGCTGCTGATTCTCGGCGTCGACACGTTCCTCGACATGGGGCGCTCGGCCACCAATGCGGTGGGCAACTCGATCGCCAGCGCGGTGGTCGCGAAGTGGGAGGGCGAGCTGATGTCGGAGTCCGAGGCCGCAGCGCATGCCGCGCATCTCGACGCCGAACTGGAACGGCAGAACAACGATCCGGCCTATGGCGCCGGTCAGGCGACGTCCGCTTAA
- a CDS encoding AAA-associated domain-containing protein, with translation MQQNSTVINAPVKTSQPLQPPRLGEEILRVEHVNRGFNKSQGELLVLDDANLSLREGEIVGLLGRSGSGKSTLLRIIAGLIEPTGGEVTYLGKPLRGPAEGVAMVFQTFALFPWLTVLQNVEAGLEALGVGARERRERALAAIDLIGLDGFENAYPRELSGGMRQRVGFARALVVDPTILLMDEPFSALDVLTAETLRTDLLDLWTQGRMPIKSVLIVTHNIEEAVFMCDRILVLSSNPGRVIAEIKVPFKHPRNRLDTDFRKLVDDIYAKMTARQTNEATKKGLELGSWMPRVSTNLMAGLIETLAMAPYHGRADMPEIARTLHLEVDELFPIAEVLQYLGFADVREGDVFLTPPARVFAEFGTQERKLMFADHLLKHVPLAARIRKVLNERPGHRAPRVRFEQELEDFLSDEAAEETLDAVIDWGRYGEVFSYNDKTEVFSLEDVES, from the coding sequence ATGCAACAAAATTCGACCGTTATCAACGCCCCCGTCAAGACGTCCCAGCCGTTGCAGCCGCCGCGTCTCGGCGAAGAAATCCTGCGCGTCGAGCACGTGAACCGCGGCTTCAACAAGTCGCAGGGCGAACTGCTCGTGCTCGACGATGCGAACCTGTCGCTGCGCGAAGGCGAGATCGTCGGCCTGCTCGGCCGTTCCGGCTCGGGCAAGTCGACGCTGCTGCGCATCATTGCCGGCCTGATCGAGCCGACCGGCGGTGAAGTGACCTATCTCGGCAAGCCGTTGCGCGGCCCGGCCGAAGGCGTCGCGATGGTGTTCCAGACCTTCGCGCTGTTCCCGTGGCTTACGGTGCTGCAGAACGTGGAAGCCGGCCTCGAAGCACTGGGCGTCGGCGCACGCGAGCGGCGCGAGCGCGCGCTCGCCGCGATCGACCTGATCGGTCTCGACGGCTTCGAGAACGCGTACCCGCGCGAGCTGTCGGGCGGGATGCGGCAGCGCGTGGGCTTTGCGCGCGCGCTCGTCGTCGACCCGACGATCCTGCTGATGGACGAGCCGTTCTCGGCGCTCGACGTGCTGACGGCCGAAACGCTGCGTACCGACCTGCTCGATCTGTGGACGCAAGGCCGCATGCCGATCAAGTCGGTGCTGATCGTCACGCACAACATCGAGGAAGCGGTGTTCATGTGCGACCGGATCCTCGTGCTGTCGTCGAACCCGGGCCGCGTGATCGCCGAGATCAAGGTGCCGTTCAAGCATCCGCGCAACCGGCTCGACACCGATTTTCGCAAGCTCGTCGACGACATCTACGCGAAGATGACCGCGCGCCAGACCAACGAGGCGACGAAGAAGGGGTTGGAGCTCGGCAGCTGGATGCCGCGCGTGTCGACCAACCTGATGGCCGGCCTGATCGAGACGCTCGCGATGGCGCCGTATCACGGCCGCGCGGACATGCCGGAAATCGCGCGTACGCTGCATCTGGAAGTGGACGAACTGTTCCCGATCGCCGAAGTGCTGCAGTACCTCGGTTTCGCGGACGTGCGCGAAGGTGACGTGTTCCTGACGCCGCCCGCACGCGTGTTCGCGGAATTCGGCACGCAGGAGCGCAAGCTGATGTTTGCCGATCATCTGCTGAAGCATGTGCCGCTGGCGGCGCGGATCCGGAAGGTGCTCAACGAGCGTCCGGGCCATCGTGCGCCGCGTGTGCGCTTCGAGCAGGAGCTGGAGGATTTCCTGTCGGACGAAGCGGCCGAGGAAACGCTCGACGCGGTGATCGACTGGGGCCGCTACGGCGAGGTCTTCTCGTACAACGACAAGACGGAGGTGTTCAGTCTCGAGGATGTCGAGAGTTGA
- a CDS encoding NAD(P)/FAD-dependent oxidoreductase, which yields MTTPTRIVIVGGGIAGLQLATRLGEHLGRAGRARITVVDRSPTHVWKPMLHTIAAGTRDVQQQQVIFLAHARDHGYTYQPGELKGLDRARRRVQLGAIRSQDGQLVIDARELEYDVLILALGSQANDFGVPGVREHCYFIDSQQQAETFNEALRMRVFRSIARDEPFRVAIVGAGATGVELAAELSRLLEVAQAYGDATVRERLQLTLLESGPRILAAFPPKISASAQRRLEQIGFQVLTSTRVTSADANGFHYGDGSFAEADLMVWAAGVKAPDFMQALGGLDTNRANQIMVGPTLQATADEHVFAIGDCASLQPDGHERPLPPTAQVATQQAEHLAKHLPAWLDGKPLPPFAFHDFGALVSISDYDAFGTLGQFGFFRGGFIQGRFAQFSHLMLYRRHQQALHGFYKATLLWIAERINGCVQPRIRLS from the coding sequence TCGCGACCCGCCTCGGCGAACACCTCGGCCGCGCCGGGCGCGCCCGGATCACCGTCGTCGACCGCAGTCCGACCCATGTGTGGAAGCCCATGCTGCACACGATCGCGGCCGGCACGCGCGACGTGCAGCAACAGCAGGTGATCTTCCTCGCCCATGCACGCGATCACGGCTACACGTACCAGCCCGGCGAACTGAAGGGGCTCGATCGCGCACGCCGGCGCGTGCAGCTCGGCGCAATCCGCTCGCAGGACGGCCAGCTGGTGATCGACGCGCGCGAACTCGAATACGACGTACTGATCCTCGCGCTCGGCAGCCAGGCCAACGATTTCGGCGTGCCGGGCGTGCGCGAGCACTGCTACTTCATCGACAGCCAGCAGCAGGCCGAGACCTTCAACGAAGCGCTGCGCATGCGCGTGTTCCGCAGCATCGCGCGCGACGAGCCGTTCCGCGTCGCGATCGTCGGCGCGGGCGCGACCGGCGTGGAACTGGCAGCGGAGCTGAGCCGGCTGCTGGAAGTGGCGCAGGCATATGGCGATGCGACGGTGCGCGAGCGGCTGCAGCTCACGCTGCTCGAAAGCGGCCCGCGCATCCTCGCCGCGTTTCCGCCGAAGATTTCCGCGTCGGCGCAGCGGCGGCTCGAACAGATCGGCTTTCAGGTACTGACGTCGACGCGCGTGACGTCGGCCGATGCGAACGGCTTCCACTATGGCGACGGTTCGTTCGCCGAAGCGGATCTGATGGTGTGGGCGGCCGGCGTGAAAGCACCGGATTTCATGCAGGCGCTGGGCGGGCTCGATACGAACCGCGCGAACCAGATCATGGTGGGGCCCACCCTGCAGGCCACGGCCGACGAGCACGTGTTCGCGATCGGCGATTGCGCGAGCCTGCAGCCCGACGGGCATGAACGGCCGCTGCCGCCGACCGCGCAGGTGGCGACCCAGCAGGCCGAGCATCTCGCGAAGCACCTCCCCGCGTGGCTCGACGGCAAGCCGTTGCCGCCGTTCGCGTTTCACGATTTCGGCGCGCTCGTGTCGATCAGCGACTACGACGCGTTCGGCACGCTCGGGCAATTCGGGTTCTTTCGCGGCGGCTTCATCCAGGGGCGGTTCGCGCAATTCAGCCACCTGATGCTGTACCGGCGGCACCAGCAGGCGCTGCACGGATTCTACAAGGCGACGCTGCTGTGGATCGCCGAACGGATCAATGGCTGCGTGCAGCCGCGCATCCGCCTGTCGTGA